In Quercus robur chromosome 11, dhQueRobu3.1, whole genome shotgun sequence, the following proteins share a genomic window:
- the LOC126705285 gene encoding uncharacterized protein LOC126705285, whose translation MDSDDQLDDDEVLDDIGDEQEPPNEGNHESSPTMAVHQPSSLSFSQNTWDNMIDPTPPFEKPTQSIWGPTQEFYMGLLFADKAELRAAVKRNHIKKNQTFCATYGLFEVRKYNGPHTCTESTLTQDHEQLETHVIEKELKDVVKNDPTIKIASLQQTLYSKYQYRPSYFKVWEAKEKAIGTAFGDWDKSYQLLSKWLKALTDSNPGSRVIWRTIPATMPGCAIFERVFWAFGPSIDGFNIINVTNQKGLCLISDRHPGIMAAIRSICQSTCWYHRFCLCHVVSNFNQQIGNKNLKAMVMWAGMENQLRKYQIIKNRITQLSADGEKYLREMPVENWTLAYDGGHRYGAMTTNLSESFNGILKSARNLPITALVELTYYRCVAYFADRYTKACAEVTAGERITAYAKNKFNKWEKKSPKHSVTVFSHEDGLFEVRTPINANSAYRGNHRHEVYKIPCSNVIVVCKYQGISAMRYIDRCYHLEEQVACFAPRLRMVPDSVHWNEPNFPVLYPNVKLRREKG comes from the exons ATGGATAGTGATGACCAACTTGATGACGATGAGGTCCTTGATGATATTGGAGATGAACAGGAGCCTCCAAACGAAGGTAATCATGAAAGCAGTCCAACTATGGCAGTCCATCAACCTTCATCACTAAGCTTTTCACAAAACACGTGGGATAATATGATTGATCCAACCCCACCATTTGAAAAGCCCACTCAGAGTATTTGGGGCCCTACCCAAGAGTTTTATATGGGCTTGCTTTTTGCCGATAAGGCTGAACTACGAGCTGCTGTTAAACGCAATCACATCAAGAAGAACCAAACATTTTGT GCTACATATGGGTTGTTTGAGGTTAGGAAATACAATGGTCCACACACATGTACAGAGTCCACCCTCACACAAGATCACGAGCAATTAGAGACCCATGTTATTGAAAAAGAGTTGAAGGATGTTGTCAAAAATGATCCAACCATAAAGATTGCTTCACTTCAACAGACTCTTTACAGTAAATACCAATACAGGCCTTCTTATTTTAAGGTGTGGGAGGCAAAAGAGAAAGCAATTGGTACAGCGTTTGGTGATTGGGACAAATCTTACCAATTATTGTCAAAATGGTTGAAAGCTTTGACTGATTCAAACCCGGGCAGCAGGGTTATTTGGAGAACAATACCTGCTACTATGCCAGGCTGCGCGATATTCGAGAGAGTGTTCTGGGCTTTTGGTCCATCAATTGATGGTTTCAACATT ATTAATGTCACTAATCAGAAAGGGTTATGTCTCATATCTGATCGTCATCCTGGTATAATGGCAGCGATACGGTCTATATGTCAATCGACATGTTGGTATCATCGTTTTTGCCTTTGCCATGTGGTTAGCAATTTCAATCaacaaattgggaataaaaactTGAAGGCTATGGTAATGTGGGCAGGCATGGAGAATCAGTTACGAAAGTATCAAATCATCAAGAATAGAATTACTCAATTAAGTGCAGATGGTGAGAAGTATTTAAGGGAAATGCCGGTGGAAAATTGGACGTTAGCATACGATGGTGGACATCGTTATGGGGCAATGACCACAAACTTGTCTGAAAGCTTCAACGGAATTCTAAAGAGTGCTAGAAATCTGCCCATAACTGCATTAGTTGAACTTACATACTATCGTTGTGTTGCCTACTTTGCCGATCGGTATACTAAGGCATGTGCAGAGGTTACTGCCGGTGAACGCATTACGGCCTACGCAAagaataaattcaataaatgggaaaaaaagtcACCAAAGCATTCAGTTACTGTGTTCAGTCATGAAGATGGTCTGTTTGAAGTCAGAACACCAATAAACGCTAACTCTGCATATAGGGGTAATCATCGTCATGAG GTTTATAAGATTCCGTGCTCAAATGTCATTGTCGTGTGTAAATATCAAGGCATCTCTGCAATGCGATATATCGACCGCTGCTACCATTTGGAAGAACAAGTTGCTTGTTTTGCACCTAGACTTCGCATGGTTCCAGACAGTGTACATTGGAATGAGCCTAATTTCCCGGTCTTGTATCCTAATGTCAAGTTGCGCCGTGAAAAAGGCTGA